From Methanobacterium congolense, one genomic window encodes:
- a CDS encoding ATPase domain-containing protein — protein sequence MKRIETGIDGVDKITGGFPEGRSVLITGNAGSGKTIFGLQFAKKSCEQGFKTVYITTEEDSTDLYTQAEAFGWDLHKLNEEGILNFVELASIRARVTEAEMSIDIEAMKGNFSKFLNDIPEDTETVVIDNIGSYTAKLTPYEFRDRFDLLIYELKQRNITTLVILDSATSKEFNEIALFSVYGAFKLMKRENPYTGRRERVMDIVKMRSTKTPTQFITYEIDSNGIKIVSSVDSDEE from the coding sequence TTGAAACGGATAGAAACAGGAATAGATGGTGTTGACAAGATTACAGGTGGATTTCCAGAGGGAAGGTCCGTCTTGATAACAGGAAATGCAGGTTCCGGTAAAACAATATTTGGACTGCAGTTTGCAAAAAAAAGTTGTGAACAGGGATTTAAAACTGTTTACATAACCACAGAGGAAGATTCCACTGATCTTTACACCCAGGCTGAGGCATTTGGATGGGATCTCCATAAACTGAATGAAGAGGGAATTTTGAATTTCGTTGAACTTGCAAGTATAAGGGCCAGGGTTACAGAGGCAGAGATGAGCATAGACATTGAAGCAATGAAGGGTAATTTCTCCAAGTTCCTCAACGACATCCCTGAGGATACAGAAACCGTGGTGATAGACAACATAGGAAGTTACACTGCAAAACTGACTCCCTACGAATTCAGGGACAGATTCGACCTCCTTATATACGAGTTGAAACAACGAAACATAACCACACTGGTTATACTCGACAGTGCAACATCCAAGGAGTTCAATGAAATAGCACTTTTCTCTGTTTACGGTGCATTCAAACTCATGAAACGTGAAAATCCTTACACAGGACGCAGGGAACGTGTGATGGACATCGTGAAAATGAGAAGCACCAAAACACCAACACAGTTCATAACATATGAGATAGATTCAAATGGAATCAAAATAGTTTCAAGTGTGGATTCAGACGAGGAATAG
- a CDS encoding methanogen output domain 1-containing protein has translation MSDTKILVVEDESIVAMDIKHRAESLGYTVTGITPSGEEAIQKVSEELPDLVLMDIVLKGEMDGVEAAQRIRDSYDIPVVYLTAYSDERTLKRAKVTEPFGYIIKPFEDRELHSAVEVALYKHKMESKLKESEKWLSTTLESIGDAVIATDNEGKIKFMNPVAQMITGWEQEEAFGKSLKEVFNTVDELTGLPIEDPVTSVVQNNIIMESNQPKILTTKNGDKIPIDDSSAPIRDKNGDILGVALIFKDITGRRKAEKEREQLLKEKARGELSSFVLSALPLFASNIPPQIRNNIARNFSDRFEKNVKHTFQDELKTCSEGTPKDEDIIFKCYSSWLSEFLDGLGLNSKITSKGNKDYLTLENCPWILEDGTSPMFCLICRAIVLRSFTWTNIRGNVAQTACMADGAGKCKFEFIFSH, from the coding sequence ATGTCAGATACGAAGATCCTCGTTGTTGAAGATGAGAGCATAGTTGCAATGGACATAAAACACCGGGCTGAAAGTTTAGGATACACAGTTACTGGAATAACCCCCTCTGGAGAAGAAGCAATCCAGAAGGTTTCTGAAGAGTTACCAGATCTTGTTTTAATGGATATAGTACTCAAGGGGGAAATGGATGGAGTTGAGGCAGCCCAGAGGATACGTGACAGTTACGACATACCTGTTGTGTACCTTACAGCTTACTCAGATGAACGAACCCTGAAGAGGGCCAAGGTAACTGAACCATTTGGTTACATAATAAAACCATTTGAGGACAGAGAACTTCACAGCGCAGTGGAAGTTGCTCTTTATAAACATAAAATGGAGAGTAAACTTAAAGAAAGTGAAAAATGGCTTTCAACAACCCTTGAGAGTATTGGGGATGCCGTGATAGCAACCGATAACGAGGGTAAGATCAAGTTCATGAATCCCGTGGCTCAGATGATCACAGGCTGGGAACAGGAAGAAGCCTTTGGTAAAAGCCTTAAAGAGGTTTTCAATACAGTTGATGAGTTAACAGGACTTCCCATTGAAGATCCTGTAACCAGCGTTGTTCAAAATAATATCATAATGGAATCAAACCAACCAAAAATTCTTACAACGAAAAATGGGGATAAAATTCCTATTGACGATAGCAGTGCCCCTATAAGAGACAAGAATGGTGACATTTTAGGGGTTGCCTTAATATTCAAGGACATAACCGGACGCAGGAAAGCTGAAAAAGAGAGGGAACAGCTTCTGAAGGAGAAGGCTCGGGGTGAGCTTTCAAGTTTTGTTTTAAGTGCACTGCCTCTCTTTGCATCCAACATACCTCCACAGATCCGGAACAACATCGCAAGGAACTTCTCCGACCGTTTTGAAAAGAACGTGAAACACACTTTCCAGGATGAACTTAAAACCTGCAGTGAAGGTACCCCTAAGGATGAAGATATTATCTTCAAATGTTACAGTTCATGGTTATCTGAATTTTTGGATGGTTTAGGATTAAATTCTAAAATAACCTCCAAAGGAAATAAGGATTATTTAACCCTTGAAAACTGTCCATGGATACTTGAAGACGGAACCAGTCCCATGTTCTGTCTGATCTGCAGGGCAATAGTACTCAGGAGTTTCACCTGGACTAATATAAGGGGAAACGTTGCACAAACCGCCTGTATGGCTGATGGTGCAGGTAAATGCAAATTTGAATTCATTTTCTCCCATTAA
- the uvrC gene encoding excinuclease ABC subunit UvrC has product MTFQSKYPDDLPDKPGVYIMKDVEDRVIYVGKAKNLKKRVKSYFKDDLESPKTRAQMRQFHHLEYMVTDTEKEALILESNLIKKHMPRYNVRLKDGKRYPYIKISNEDYPRVFITRRVTDDGSYYYGPFTDSGALKQMVKYLKSLFKIRDCKRMDGPCLNSQIDICNAPCDGRISKEEYRENIDKVTMFFEGKYREIVDKLKDEMAEAARNHEYEKAAVLRDQLNSIDNMLERQKMEITGDLDQDVVALSSDENITCVVVFSIREGKIIGKDDFLMNGAEDTPQSKVLSAFLKQYYSGPRHVPKEIIIQDEVDDARLIMEWLSEKRENKVTLKVPKRGRNHRMVQMVAKNADIIRQHHERVEGALVELKNYLKIPQLPRRIEGFDISNISGKMPVGSMVVFEDGKPKKSAYRKYKVETKGPDDYNMMREVLTRRYQKLVDPGENGGDVPDLILVDGGKGQLNVALEVLNSLKLDMPVIGLAKEFEEIFMPDLPSPIILPRDSESLKLLQRVRDEAHRFAVTYHKKLRSKEQDRSILDDISGVGAKRKMKLLRHFGSIDNILKASASELAEVEGINKKLADTIHNYLEKRG; this is encoded by the coding sequence TTGACCTTCCAAAGCAAGTATCCAGATGATCTGCCTGACAAACCCGGCGTTTACATCATGAAAGATGTTGAAGACAGGGTTATCTATGTTGGTAAAGCTAAAAACCTGAAAAAAAGGGTTAAATCCTACTTCAAGGATGATCTGGAATCTCCTAAAACAAGGGCTCAGATGAGGCAGTTCCACCACCTTGAGTACATGGTAACGGACACAGAGAAGGAAGCCCTGATACTTGAGTCCAACCTCATAAAGAAGCACATGCCCCGTTACAACGTGCGTTTAAAGGATGGAAAACGTTACCCCTACATAAAGATAAGTAACGAGGATTATCCAAGGGTTTTCATAACAAGAAGAGTAACAGATGATGGATCATACTACTACGGGCCATTTACAGATTCTGGTGCACTTAAACAGATGGTTAAGTATCTTAAATCCCTTTTTAAAATACGTGACTGTAAGCGGATGGATGGACCATGTCTCAACAGCCAGATAGATATATGCAACGCTCCATGTGACGGCAGAATAAGTAAAGAGGAGTACAGGGAAAACATCGACAAGGTAACCATGTTCTTCGAGGGTAAGTATCGTGAGATCGTGGACAAACTCAAGGATGAAATGGCAGAGGCAGCCCGAAACCATGAGTACGAAAAGGCAGCAGTTTTAAGGGATCAGCTGAACTCCATAGACAACATGCTTGAGAGGCAGAAGATGGAGATTACGGGAGATCTTGATCAGGACGTTGTTGCACTTTCGTCTGATGAAAATATAACGTGCGTTGTTGTTTTTTCTATAAGGGAAGGGAAGATCATTGGAAAGGATGATTTTTTAATGAATGGAGCAGAGGATACTCCTCAAAGCAAGGTTCTCTCTGCATTCCTGAAACAGTATTATTCAGGCCCAAGACATGTCCCCAAGGAGATAATAATTCAGGATGAGGTTGATGATGCCCGGCTCATCATGGAGTGGTTGTCTGAGAAAAGGGAGAACAAAGTTACCCTGAAGGTTCCAAAGAGGGGTAGAAATCATCGGATGGTTCAGATGGTTGCTAAAAATGCAGATATAATCAGACAGCACCATGAAAGGGTGGAAGGTGCGCTGGTGGAGCTTAAAAATTATCTGAAGATCCCCCAGCTTCCAAGGCGTATTGAGGGCTTTGATATTTCCAACATCAGCGGAAAGATGCCTGTGGGATCCATGGTGGTCTTTGAGGATGGAAAACCTAAAAAATCAGCTTACAGAAAATACAAAGTGGAAACAAAGGGTCCTGATGATTACAACATGATGAGGGAAGTTTTAACACGACGTTACCAGAAACTCGTTGATCCCGGTGAAAATGGTGGGGACGTTCCTGATCTCATACTGGTTGATGGTGGTAAGGGACAGCTGAACGTTGCTCTGGAAGTCTTAAATTCCCTGAAACTTGATATGCCCGTTATAGGACTTGCAAAGGAATTTGAAGAGATATTCATGCCGGATCTTCCCAGTCCCATTATACTGCCACGTGATTCAGAATCACTGAAACTTCTTCAGCGTGTTAGGGATGAAGCGCATCGTTTTGCAGTTACCTATCATAAAAAACTGCGTTCAAAGGAACAGGACCGTTCAATACTTGATGATATTTCAGGTGTGGGTGCTAAAAGGAAGATGAAACTTTTAAGGCACTTTGGAAGTATTGATAACATTCTGAAGGCCAGTGCTTCTGAACTTGCAGAGGTTGAAGGTATCAACAAAAAACTGGCAGACACCATCCACAACTACCTAGAAAAAAGAGGTTGA
- the uvrB gene encoding excinuclease ABC subunit UvrB: MSGFNLISDYEPLGDQPKAIKSLSEGVMKGLKHQTLLGVTGSGKTFTMANVIQDVQKPTLVISHNKTLAAQLYEEFKEFFPDNAVEYFVSYYDYYQPEAYIAQSDTYIDKEASINEEIDRMRHSTTQSLLSRDDVIVVASVSCIYGIGSPEDYGEFVLPIEIGDTRGRDEILTKLVAMQYERNDMEFIRGKFRVRGDVIEVYPVDGASPIRIELFGDEVDAISIIDPVRGKSIKEVDRTTIFPAKHFVTSRKKLERGIRNIEEELEERLRELNSQNKLLEAQRLEQRTRFDIEMLQEMGYCNGIENYSMHLSGRKWGDTPYSLIKYFPEDYLTIIDESHVTVPQIGGMYAGDKARKDSLVDYGFRLPSARENRPLRFDEFERLQNQIIYVSATPAAYELGMSRNTVEQIIRPTGLVDPEVIVKPVKGQVDHLLGVIQEKIKKDQRVLVTTLTKKMAEDLTDYYAKVGIKVRYLHSEIKTLERTEIIDDLRRGEFDCLVGVNLLREGLDLPEVGLVGIMDADKEGFLRSKTSLIQTIGRASRNVEGQVIMYADVMTESVRSAVDVTNRRRKLQMEYNRKHGITPRSVVKSIKEKPVKEGELLEQVTDIENIPKEELHLLIKDLEAEMKDAAKKLDFERAAKIRDKIHALEGV; encoded by the coding sequence ATGAGTGGATTCAACCTTATATCAGATTATGAACCCTTAGGAGACCAGCCTAAAGCAATCAAATCCCTTTCAGAAGGTGTAATGAAGGGTCTGAAGCACCAGACACTTCTGGGTGTCACAGGTTCAGGAAAGACTTTCACAATGGCCAACGTCATTCAGGATGTTCAAAAACCAACCCTTGTCATATCCCACAACAAAACACTTGCTGCACAGCTCTACGAGGAGTTCAAAGAGTTTTTTCCAGACAATGCAGTGGAGTACTTCGTGAGTTACTACGACTACTACCAGCCAGAAGCCTACATAGCCCAGTCAGACACCTACATAGACAAGGAAGCCTCAATAAACGAGGAAATAGACAGAATGAGGCATTCAACAACCCAATCCCTGCTTTCAAGGGATGATGTCATAGTGGTTGCAAGTGTTTCATGCATCTACGGTATAGGATCACCTGAAGACTACGGAGAATTCGTACTGCCCATTGAAATAGGAGACACAAGGGGCAGGGATGAGATACTCACCAAACTCGTTGCAATGCAGTACGAGAGAAACGACATGGAATTTATAAGGGGTAAGTTCCGTGTGCGGGGAGATGTCATTGAGGTCTACCCTGTGGACGGAGCATCACCAATACGCATAGAACTCTTTGGAGACGAAGTGGATGCAATATCCATTATAGACCCAGTACGGGGTAAATCAATCAAGGAAGTTGATAGAACAACCATATTCCCTGCAAAACACTTCGTAACCTCCAGGAAAAAGCTTGAAAGGGGAATAAGGAACATAGAGGAAGAACTTGAGGAACGCCTCAGGGAACTTAACTCCCAGAACAAACTCCTTGAAGCCCAGAGGCTTGAACAGAGAACACGCTTCGACATTGAGATGCTCCAGGAGATGGGATACTGCAACGGTATCGAGAACTACTCAATGCACCTATCAGGCCGAAAATGGGGAGACACACCATACAGCCTCATAAAATACTTCCCGGAGGACTATCTCACAATAATCGATGAATCACATGTTACAGTGCCCCAGATAGGGGGAATGTATGCTGGTGATAAGGCAAGGAAGGATTCACTTGTGGATTACGGTTTCAGACTGCCCTCAGCACGTGAGAACAGGCCGCTGCGTTTCGATGAATTTGAGAGACTGCAAAACCAGATCATATACGTTTCAGCCACACCTGCAGCCTACGAACTGGGTATGAGCAGGAACACTGTTGAACAGATAATAAGGCCAACAGGACTCGTTGATCCTGAGGTCATAGTCAAGCCAGTTAAGGGCCAGGTTGACCACCTCCTTGGAGTGATACAGGAGAAGATTAAAAAGGATCAGAGAGTCCTTGTAACCACCCTCACCAAGAAGATGGCAGAGGACCTTACAGATTACTATGCAAAGGTCGGAATCAAGGTACGCTATCTGCACTCAGAGATAAAAACCCTTGAAAGGACAGAAATAATTGATGACCTCAGAAGGGGAGAATTCGACTGCCTCGTTGGTGTGAACCTCCTCAGGGAGGGTCTGGACCTTCCAGAAGTGGGCCTTGTCGGTATAATGGACGCAGACAAGGAGGGTTTCCTCCGCTCAAAAACATCCCTCATACAGACCATAGGCCGTGCATCAAGGAACGTTGAAGGCCAGGTCATAATGTACGCAGATGTAATGACAGAATCTGTACGATCTGCAGTGGATGTGACAAACAGAAGACGTAAACTCCAGATGGAGTACAACAGGAAGCATGGAATAACTCCAAGATCCGTTGTGAAATCCATCAAGGAAAAACCAGTTAAGGAAGGGGAGTTACTTGAACAGGTTACAGACATTGAAAACATTCCAAAAGAAGAATTACATCTTCTCATAAAAGATCTTGAAGCTGAAATGAAGGATGCGGCCAAAAAACTTGACTTTGAAAGGGCGGCCAAGATAAGGGATAAGATACATGCACTGGAGGGTGTTTGA
- the uvrA gene encoding excinuclease ABC subunit UvrA — translation MTSKKGNIKIKGAREHNLRNIDITIPRDKFVVITGISGSGKSSLAFDTIYAEGQRRYVESLSAYARQFLGQMKKPEVDYIEGLSPAISIDQKTTRVNPRSTVGTVTEIYDYLRLLFARVGTPHCYKCGKEISQQTAGQIVDNILHEEEDTKIQVLGPVVKDRKGEHQKVFDDLRRKGFVRVRVDGEVSSLDDEFELDKNRKHTIEVVVDRLVIRYDEDFKRRLADSIETALELGEGLMIVVYGDGHEKKFSEDFACPDCGINFEEISPRMFSFNSPHGACPECNGLGSKLEIDTDLVVPDRSLSLNEGAILPWSKSKNDDNYYFQMLRAVSDHYGFSMDTAFQDLPEEYQHIILYGSSDRIEFNFVRKNRQHRVKRRFEGVVSRMERLFLDTKSNYMRSYIGQFMSDRKCPACKGTRLRPESRSVTVSGKTISEVVEMPIKASKKFFEEVELSEMELFIAKEVLKEIRERLKFLVDVGLGYITLERSSGTLSGGEAQRIRLATQIGSGLVGVLYILDEPSIGLHQRDNARLIKTLERLRDLGNTLIVVEHDEETIMSADHIVDIGPGAGEHGGIVIAEGTPEEIMENPNSITGNYISRREMIEIPEERTKPNGKYITIKGARENNLQNIDVTFPLGVFTCITGVSGSGKSTLINEVLYKGLYGKINKKHMNPGKHDGIEGIENVDKIIIIDQSPIGRTPRSNPATYTGVFTYIREIFAETPESKKRGYKPGRFSFNVKGGRCEACSGDGIIQIEMHFLADVYVPCEVCKGKRYNRETLDVRYKGKNISEVLDMTVEEAVKFFENIPRIHKKLKTLDDVGLGYIKLGQPATTLSGGEAQRVKLAKELSKQSTGKTLYILDEPTTGLHFADIKKLLHVLGRLRDSGNTVVVIEHNLDVIKTADHIIDLGPEGGDEGGLVVAEGTPEEIAQSNTYTGAFLKDVLEGVPPSLGDGTVLDGEIEESTSDNK, via the coding sequence ATGACGAGTAAAAAAGGAAATATAAAAATAAAGGGGGCACGTGAGCACAACCTCCGGAACATAGACATCACCATACCCCGTGACAAATTCGTTGTTATCACAGGGATCAGCGGTTCAGGGAAATCATCCCTTGCATTCGATACTATATACGCAGAGGGCCAGCGAAGATATGTTGAATCATTATCAGCATATGCAAGGCAGTTTTTAGGGCAGATGAAGAAGCCTGAGGTTGATTACATAGAGGGGCTTTCACCTGCAATATCCATAGACCAGAAAACAACCCGTGTAAACCCCAGATCAACCGTTGGAACAGTTACCGAGATATACGATTATCTGCGTCTTCTCTTTGCACGTGTGGGAACACCCCACTGTTACAAGTGCGGAAAGGAAATATCACAGCAGACAGCAGGTCAGATCGTTGACAACATACTCCATGAAGAGGAGGACACCAAGATACAGGTGTTAGGCCCTGTTGTGAAGGACAGGAAGGGTGAACATCAGAAGGTCTTCGATGATCTTCGCAGAAAGGGATTCGTACGTGTAAGGGTTGATGGTGAAGTATCAAGTCTTGATGATGAATTTGAACTTGATAAAAACCGTAAACACACCATTGAGGTTGTTGTGGATCGTCTGGTTATCAGGTACGATGAGGACTTCAAACGGAGGCTTGCAGATTCTATAGAAACAGCCCTTGAACTCGGTGAAGGACTCATGATAGTTGTCTACGGAGATGGACATGAGAAGAAGTTCAGTGAAGACTTCGCATGCCCAGACTGTGGAATAAACTTCGAGGAGATAAGTCCAAGGATGTTCTCATTCAACAGTCCACATGGAGCCTGTCCAGAGTGTAACGGCCTGGGAAGCAAACTTGAAATAGACACGGATCTTGTGGTTCCAGATAGATCCCTTTCACTCAATGAGGGAGCAATTCTGCCATGGAGCAAGTCCAAAAATGATGATAACTACTACTTCCAGATGCTGAGGGCTGTTTCAGACCACTACGGATTCAGCATGGACACAGCATTCCAGGATCTTCCAGAGGAGTACCAGCACATCATACTCTACGGCTCATCCGATAGAATAGAGTTCAACTTCGTACGTAAGAACAGACAGCACAGGGTAAAAAGGAGATTTGAGGGTGTTGTAAGTCGTATGGAACGTCTCTTCCTTGACACCAAGTCCAACTACATGCGAAGCTACATAGGCCAGTTCATGAGCGACAGAAAATGTCCAGCCTGTAAAGGTACCAGACTGCGCCCTGAAAGCCGTTCAGTAACGGTTAGTGGTAAAACCATATCAGAAGTAGTTGAAATGCCAATAAAGGCTTCAAAGAAGTTCTTTGAGGAAGTGGAACTCAGTGAGATGGAATTATTCATTGCCAAGGAGGTTCTCAAGGAGATAAGGGAGCGTTTGAAGTTCCTGGTTGATGTTGGACTGGGCTACATAACCCTTGAAAGATCATCAGGAACCCTTTCTGGTGGTGAAGCCCAGAGGATACGTCTTGCAACCCAGATAGGCTCAGGACTCGTGGGTGTGCTTTACATACTCGACGAGCCAAGTATTGGTCTGCACCAGCGTGACAATGCACGGCTCATAAAAACCCTTGAACGTCTACGGGACCTTGGAAATACACTAATCGTTGTGGAACACGATGAAGAAACCATAATGTCTGCGGATCACATCGTTGATATAGGTCCAGGTGCTGGGGAACACGGTGGAATCGTCATAGCAGAGGGAACACCAGAGGAGATAATGGAAAACCCCAACTCCATCACAGGAAACTACATATCCCGCAGGGAAATGATTGAAATACCTGAAGAGAGAACCAAACCAAATGGTAAGTACATAACCATCAAGGGTGCTAGGGAGAACAACCTTCAGAACATCGACGTCACATTCCCACTGGGAGTGTTCACATGTATAACCGGGGTTTCAGGTTCAGGAAAAAGTACCCTGATAAACGAGGTTCTCTACAAGGGACTCTACGGTAAGATCAACAAGAAACACATGAACCCTGGTAAGCACGATGGTATCGAGGGCATTGAGAACGTGGACAAGATCATCATCATAGACCAGTCACCCATTGGAAGAACACCACGCTCCAACCCTGCAACCTACACAGGGGTTTTCACCTACATCCGTGAAATATTCGCTGAAACACCAGAATCCAAGAAGCGCGGTTACAAACCTGGAAGGTTCAGTTTCAACGTTAAAGGAGGAAGATGTGAGGCCTGCAGTGGTGATGGAATCATCCAGATAGAGATGCACTTTTTAGCTGATGTCTACGTTCCATGTGAGGTCTGCAAGGGTAAAAGGTACAACAGGGAAACACTTGATGTCCGCTACAAGGGTAAGAACATCTCAGAGGTTCTGGACATGACGGTTGAGGAGGCAGTGAAGTTCTTTGAGAACATTCCACGTATCCACAAGAAGCTCAAAACCCTGGACGATGTTGGACTGGGATACATCAAACTGGGCCAGCCTGCAACAACACTCTCAGGTGGAGAGGCACAGAGAGTTAAACTTGCAAAGGAGCTGAGCAAACAGAGCACAGGCAAAACCTTATACATACTGGACGAACCAACCACAGGACTGCACTTTGCAGATATAAAGAAACTACTCCATGTTCTTGGAAGGCTCCGTGACAGTGGAAACACAGTAGTTGTTATAGAACACAACCTGGATGTTATAAAAACAGCAGACCACATCATAGACCTTGGACCTGAAGGCGGAGATGAAGGTGGACTCGTCGTTGCAGAGGGAACACCAGAGGAGATTGCACAGAGCAACACCTACACAGGAGCATTCCTGAAGGATGTTCTTGAGGGAGTTCCACCAAGCCTGGGTGATGGAACTGTTCTGGATGGGGAGATTGAGGAATCAACGTCTGATAACAAGTGA
- a CDS encoding DUF2121 family protein has translation MSLIITYVGSKGCVMAGDKRRIGFFGDEANREKLEEKLYSGEIRTDEELLKRASELEITLKITDDAEKVREIDDVAVGEVRFKTPFKTKRKRIYGTTGAYNIVELLGSDIKTIKGGESSIVVFGNKMTKEIANKTIKDNWKNKTSLQDIAKLFSKVMEDVARQTPSVSQEHDVIIKHPSMEYKEAKELLRTTIIQDVKDLTEWRNSLKEELLKTTETIQMATRIISEGEVGKITSISGDELEVTLKKGVEALDMEWKPLKKAGESVTMQLAEAGEVNVGDKVVVEKENLCIKRSKAGLTCSVIICREEK, from the coding sequence ATGAGTCTTATAATAACCTACGTTGGAAGCAAAGGATGCGTCATGGCTGGAGATAAAAGGAGAATTGGGTTTTTCGGTGATGAGGCAAACAGGGAAAAACTCGAGGAGAAGCTCTACTCTGGAGAGATCCGAACAGATGAGGAGCTCCTGAAAAGGGCTTCAGAACTTGAAATAACACTTAAAATAACAGATGATGCCGAGAAAGTTCGTGAAATTGATGATGTTGCAGTTGGAGAGGTGAGATTCAAAACACCCTTCAAGACAAAGCGAAAACGGATCTATGGAACAACAGGGGCCTACAACATAGTTGAACTATTAGGTTCAGATATAAAGACAATAAAAGGTGGTGAAAGCTCCATAGTTGTCTTTGGAAACAAGATGACCAAGGAAATTGCCAACAAAACCATAAAGGACAACTGGAAGAACAAAACCAGCCTTCAGGATATTGCAAAACTCTTCAGTAAGGTCATGGAGGATGTGGCCAGGCAAACACCATCTGTAAGTCAGGAACATGATGTTATCATAAAACATCCCTCTATGGAGTACAAGGAAGCTAAGGAGCTTCTTAGAACCACCATAATCCAGGATGTTAAGGATCTCACAGAATGGAGGAATTCCCTCAAGGAGGAGCTTCTAAAAACCACTGAAACCATACAGATGGCCACAAGGATCATCAGTGAGGGTGAAGTTGGAAAGATCACATCCATCTCTGGAGATGAACTTGAGGTAACCCTTAAGAAGGGTGTTGAAGCCCTTGATATGGAATGGAAGCCCCTTAAAAAAGCGGGTGAATCTGTTACCATGCAACTTGCAGAGGCTGGTGAGGTTAATGTTGGAGACAAGGTCGTTGTAGAGAAGGAAAACCTCTGCATAAAACGAAGCAAAGCAGGTTTAACCTGTTCTGTGATAATCTGCAGGGAAGAGAAGTAA
- a CDS encoding MBL fold metallo-hydrolase, with translation MVADAFATITQKRMTGGFRIDGIDGKNIHVDPGPGALVRTYQFGLNPTKLNCVMVSHSHTDHYTDAEVLLEAITRGMTRNRGMLIGNQSVINGYKQWGPCISKYHMTKPKVAAMDPGDEIKVDKIRVKATKTIHGDPKGVGFRISHQDFTISYTSDTQYFPELAGEHKGADILIASVIRADGERIRGHMCADDFQILVDEVSPKLAVMTHLGMKFIMEHPDSEARRITEATGVRTLAARDGMKINLDAYLPKQQTLDEF, from the coding sequence GTGGTGGCGGACGCTTTCGCGACCATAACCCAGAAGAGGATGACAGGCGGATTTAGGATAGATGGTATCGACGGTAAGAACATCCACGTGGATCCAGGGCCTGGTGCACTGGTTCGAACCTACCAGTTCGGACTGAACCCAACCAAGCTCAACTGTGTCATGGTTTCACACTCACACACAGACCATTACACAGATGCTGAGGTTCTCCTTGAAGCAATAACAAGGGGAATGACCCGAAACAGGGGAATGCTCATTGGAAACCAGAGCGTTATAAACGGTTACAAGCAGTGGGGTCCCTGTATATCCAAGTACCACATGACGAAGCCCAAGGTAGCTGCAATGGATCCTGGCGATGAGATCAAGGTTGACAAGATCCGTGTGAAGGCAACAAAGACCATCCACGGTGATCCCAAGGGTGTTGGCTTCAGGATAAGTCATCAGGACTTCACAATATCCTACACATCAGATACACAGTACTTCCCAGAACTGGCAGGGGAACATAAAGGTGCGGATATCTTGATTGCAAGTGTCATAAGAGCAGATGGTGAAAGGATAAGAGGCCATATGTGTGCAGATGACTTCCAGATACTCGTGGATGAGGTGTCACCCAAACTGGCAGTGATGACCCACCTTGGAATGAAGTTCATAATGGAACATCCCGATTCTGAAGCCCGGAGAATAACCGAGGCAACAGGAGTGAGAACCCTGGCTGCACGGGATGGGATGAAGATCAACCTGGATGCGTATCTACCAAAACAGCAGACACTGGATGAGTTTTAA